The sequence below is a genomic window from Pongo abelii isolate AG06213 chromosome 15, NHGRI_mPonAbe1-v2.0_pri, whole genome shotgun sequence.
CTGCTGTGCCACTCCCTGAGAGAACGACCCCACCATTTCTCTCCATCCCCTGGTGGGGGAGTTTCACCCTGGCTCCGAGCCTTGGTGCTGCTGGCCCTCCACCTCcagctctcttccttctccttctgcaCCTTGGCCCTGGCCGACATCCCAGGTGCGGTCTTTGGGTTGGGCTTCCACGGCTCTCCTTGGTGGCGCTTCCTTCACACTCCTTTCATTCCTTCCCTCTTCCAGCCCCATCATCCCCTCACTGGTAAAGTGGGCCTTCTACAGGCTCAACAGTGCCCCCCAGGGATATATTACCATCTGTGGGAGAAATGTCCTTGCAGATGTCGTTAAGGGTTTTGATAGGAGAAGACaatccaggtgggccctaaatgctATCGCAAGTATCCTCTTGAGGGGGAGGGGGCGGGAGACCTGacacagatagagaaagagggggCAATGTGACAACAGAGGCCGCGACTGGAGGGGCAACAAGTCAAGGAATGCCGGCAGCCACCAGAAATTGGAAGAGGAAGAAGCGGCACATCCTCTAGAGCCTCCAAGGACACTCGGCTTTCCTGACACCTTGACCTTGTCCCAATGATACTGTtctggacttctggcctccagaactgtaagagaatgcATTTCTATTGGAAACCAGGGAGCTCGTTGTAATCAGCTAAATCAGCTACAGCAGCCACAGGGGACTCACATGGGGTCCTCACCTCTGCTTCTTCTGCCACAGTCTCCACGCATCGGTCTCAATGTGAGGTGTGATttttaagagcagcctgggccCTTTCCCTGTGCCTCCTCTGCCCCAGATCAGGAATGGGCACAGGGCACACAGGTGAAAGACCGACGTGGGGCTGGCCTGAAGCCCTCAGAGCTCTATGGAATGTCAGGACTCCAGGGACCTCAATGCTCACATTCtctggtgaggaaactgaggctcagggaggggaggggatgtcCCCAGTGTCAGGTGGCACATTAGTGATAGACCTGGGAAAAGATCCCAGGCTGACTCCCAGCTCAGGGTCATTGGTAACAAACGTGTGAATATCTGTAATTTATTCCTCTGTTAGTTCCCTGACAGAGTATTGAGCATTGGGGGAAGGTAGCCGCACCACTCACATTAACTAATATTTTTGGAATCCACAGTATTCATTAATGTTTGGTGGTCATTTAAGTAGCAGCACTTTTTTTAGGGTGATGCTTTGTCCATTATTCATGAAAGTAACCTAGGAGTTTTATTTTACCTGTCTTGCAGGTGAGGgcgctgaggcacagagagctgTAACAGCCCACTCAGTATTGTATGCTAAGGAGAAGGTGGAGTTGGGATTCCTGTGTTCTTTCCACTTTGCTAAGAAGCCCTTAGCAATTTCATCCTAATATTTTAATGCTGAAAGACACTTACTCGATCAATCTCAGAGCATATTTTGAGGGTATTAACTgccaattaaaaggaaaaaaaagttttttacttAATACACACCGCTGACTTTGTTTGCTCCCTGTGCCCTCTGTCAAGGAAGCCCAACAGAGTTTAAACACAATTCTATTAGCCCTgattgttcattcctttttgttggtGTTGTTCCTAAATCATCCCAAACAGTGAGCACTTCAATTTTGGAAAATCAGCTTTGACTTCTGAGAGCAAATGCCCCTGGAAGCTGTTGGCCAACACTGCGTGGGGTGGAGGCCGTCCCCTTGCTGGCTTGAGTCTCTATTAGTCTCTCCTGTGTGACTCAGCACTCACATTCCTACCCTTCCTTTCTCACCACCGGATCTGGGCGTATTTCTGCATGGCCTGTGCTGAGCATCTTGTAACTAGAACTTTCTAATGGAGTTTCCTTGTGGGAGTTCCTTTAGCCTTCGCGGTGTTTTTCAGATCTTAGTCACCCTTCCAGGCTTGTGTAGTAGGTGATGACTTCTTTGATGCATTTCACGAATTCTGGTGGTATCAGTCAGGATGGGCAAGGATTGTGCTGCAGCAACCAAGAAACTCACAGCTCAATGCTTCAACCCTTTAGAAAGGGTTGATTCCTCTCCCACTCTACTTGTCCCATGTGGGATGAACAGAGGGGATCTACCCACCCTGGGGACACAGCAACCAGACTGAAGGAGGTTTCAGCTCCTCACTTCCCTGCCCCAGACCATCTGACTCTAGTTCCTTTCATCATTCCTGATGTCACGATTTCAATAGTAAGCGTGATACCAATGATAGTTATCAGAAAACTCCTACTGCCATTAAAGCGTCTGCTGTCAGCATCTTCCAAGTTTGGATAACCAGCCCTTCTGCCCTGCCCAAGTGCCACCCATTTGAGGAAAAGGACAAATGGATAAGacacgtttttgtttgtttgtttctgatagAGCTGATATTGGAGGGTGAGGCTTATGCCTGTTGGGATTTGGGCTTCTAAAAACTGACCTCTCATGCTGGTCAGCTTCACCATCTCCAGCAATGTGAGATTTAGGCCAGGCCTATCCGTGGCTCTACAACTAGGCCAGAGGAAGATTTCTGGGCTGCATGGGACAAGGACAAGGAACTTTAGAGAAATAAGTCATTTCATTGAAACCTCAAATTTGATttacattttgcagatgaggaaactacgGCACAGAGAAGTTGAGGAACTTCCCTGAGATCACACAGCCTGCCCTCTCCAATATGATACAATAGTGACACTCCTGCTTTTCCGGGTTGCTGCCTGGGTCCCTGCTGGGGAGGGAGTTTGCCTCAGTGAGAGTGCCTTTCTCTGACTTCTCTACTCAGGGTCATTCCATTTGTCCTTTTAGAACTGACCCAGGTTCCTGCAGAAGCTGTCCCTGGTTCTGAGTCCCGTGGCGTGCCTTGTTTACTCCATTGCCTGTGAATTATCCAACCAAGAACAACATAAAGGCTTCAGCCTTTCAAGGAGCCCTTGGGGTGTTTGAGGTCATCTGTGGGTGTAGGCTGACTGTTTCTCATGCCTCTGGAAAGGTCCTGGGTTACACCCTGACCCTCTCCACCCAGATCCATGGATGTACGCCTCATTTATTCACTGTTCCCCACTGCCATAGACCAGCATTCTCCCAGGGATGGACCTGGGTTTCATTCCATCCCCCATACACGGCtcatgtttgcttgtttgttgtttGAATAAACGCTCCCCACTCGGATTTATGGAGAGGATCAAGTTGCTCCTGGGAAGGAGATCAATGTGAAATCTGTATTTCCTGTTTCTGGTGTGAGAGCCTGGAAGCTCCCTGACTATTGTCCTCTTAACAAATGGGGCTCACAGGGTGCCCCCTGTCTGGCAGAGCTTGCACTTCAAACCAAGGCTTCCTTTATTTaggcttaaaatttaaaattcgtGTGTTCTCTCCCCTGCAAACTCCTAAGCGAGGTAAAAGGTCATGACTCTAAGGTTCCTGGCTGAGCTGGAAGCTGTTTTCTGCATTTCCCTCTCATCTGTTTCAGAGCAGGATGAGGTTCCTGCCTGCAGAGGGAAACTGACTTGAAATACCCAGGGTGCCCCGCAGCTTGGCCTTTAGCTGATGTTAGGGCACAGCAGGTTGATGCAGTGTGGTCCTGGAAGACGGAGTTGTTTATCATGATCCCTTATGGACTGAGGAAGTATGTGCAGTTGGGGACAGCCAGGCCTAACAGTGGAGAAGACCTGCCTTCCAGGCCCACACTGGACAGAGCATTTGACCTTCTGGGCCTGAGTTTCCCCATGTGTATTTTGGGGATAATGATTCCTAGGCTGTGTCCTGTAGGACCTGTCTGGAGGATCACACTGGACagtgaatacatttttttaaaactctggaaGATACAGTGAAGCTGAGGTCTTATGGTTGTCCCATCACGGACTTGTGACGTATATTTGTCTTTCTCATAATGAGGTTGTCATGACACTCTGCCCATCCTTGAATGATCCCTGTTGATTCCCAGGGGAGCCCAGGAATTCCCTCTGGGAGGTTATGCTAGTTTGAATGGGGTCTCTCCCAGCCTGACTGTCAACTTGTGTGTGACAGACAATTCTTCAAAGTGAAACGATGGTGTCTAAGGTGACTGCCCTCAGTGCTGCACCTTTCTTCCCTGCCCTGGGCTCTCCAGAAAGCCAACTTGTCTTTGACTCTGCCTCTGTTCTCCTACCAAATGCCAGTTAAATAAGTGGAGTCCTGTGGGTCGCCCAAGGCTGCGGGCTGTGTCAACATCTGGTGGATGAGCTTCTGCTCATCACCTTCAGCTCAATGCCTGCTCCACACTGGGCACAGGGTGTTTTTCTCATGCAGTGTGCTAGGCTTGAGCTGTGGGCCACCAGCAACACTTATGGTTTAAGGAGGAATTACCTCTGCAGAAGTTTAGCGTGACCCTCGAAGGGGAGAGTGTGGTGAGGTGGTATGATTCAGAGGAACAAGTAGCCCATCAAGCCAGCTTTGCCACTTACGAGCTATGTGACATTGTGGGAGACCagtagcctctctgagcctcactttcctcagaTTTGGAGTTTAAGAGCACAGCAGATCTACTCACACATCACAGTGCTGCTACAGTGATTAAATGAGAAACAGCCAGGGTAGGTAATTCATAGGAATGTCTGATTCACAGAAAGCTCATAAATGCAAGAAATGTAGTTCTATTTATTCTCTGTTCTAATGTGTATACACGTTTTATTATCTGACTTGAACATCATACCAACTCAAAGGCAGGTCTTACTAGCAAtgactggggctcagagaagtttgGTGACTTCacgaaggtcacacagctggcaggGGGAAGAGTCAGAACTTGGATCCAGGTCTTCAGACTCTCAGGTCTGGTGTCATCCTAGGGGGCTTGGTGATGGTCATATCTTTAATGTATTTGTGGAGAGTGAAAGGCTGTCAGTGAGTAAGCTTAAGAGAACAGGAGACTTGTGTGGGAAACAGTTGGTATCCATTGATTAGACTGAATCATGTAGAGTTGCTAATTTCACCATTTTGAACTACAGAAATCACTGTTTGGTATGACTCAACCTCATCCTTTAAGTACACATTCATGATAGTGAGTGGTTAGACAGTGATTCCTAGATTAGTTTGGGATGGGGCAGTGCCTTCCACAGGACAAGGCCATTCCTGGTAGAGACAGGGAGCAGGCTGTCCTTCAGCTGGGGGCCCGGGGGACTTCCTGGCTGCTGTGCTCTTTAGCAGGGCCTTGGAGGATGGAAGGACCCTCCTGGCCCTTACCACAAGGGCTATTCAGGAACAGCCTCTTGCCATGGCACTGGAGCTGCACTGCCCCCTGAAGACTGTAGGGACAGCAACAGGCACGAAGAAGTCAGGCTGCATGTGGCCCCAGTCAGGACTcaggggaggaaagggaggggtTGCAGGGGTCAATGGGTGATATGCTTCCTTTCCCATAGCTGAGGAATCCTTGCAATGGCCTTCCTGAGCCATCAGCAGGCCTATGGCCATGTGACTAGGGAGGAGAAGGGATATAGGGTAATGGTCTTCTGGGGCCTGCTGGGCCTGGTCGAGTCtgaggaggagacagagaaaaagaagcagagaCCCTCCTCTTCATCTGGGGAGAAGGGACCTGATTCTAAACGGAGATATGTGAGGCTTTATGGGGCAGTGATGGAAGGACAAGGACAGAATAGGTGTCCTTGTCGCCCCATGGAGAATGGGCTTGAGGAAGAATCTGCCTCAGTCATTTTCCAGAAGTTCCTGAGAGGTGCAGGGCCCAAGCCTGGTTAGGTGACAGCGGGACAAGAAGATGACATGGTCCTCTCTCTCGTGTTGTTGCAGATGACACAGAACAGGCCAGGGCACGATCAGGCAGTTCTGGGGCCCCCAGAAGGGCAGCCTTGGGGTGGGCATAGCCAGCCCTGGCAGGATGAGGAACTCTGAGTTGGGGGGAGTGGGGGATGAGCAGGGGGACACGAAGATGCTTGGTGGAGCAGGGTCATGGGCTGGTATCTGGTTCCTCCCCTGTGATTCCTTCTTGGGGACTCCAAGACAGGACAAGGAAGACTGGAGCTCTCCAGAAACAGATGGGCCCAGGTCCATAAGCTGAGGATTCAGTCCCCTCTGGATTCAAGCCCAGCACGTGCCTTCCCAGCCAGATGCTCCATGAACACAGTTCAGGGGGCCTGAAGAGAGCACTGTTACCTGGAGCCCACACACAGCCTCAGCAGGCAAAGGAAGACTCAGAGACAACATGGGAGGGGTTTGCAGTCACATGCAGGCAGGGACCAGCTAAACCCTTCTTTAATGTCATCCAGGGAGGGGGCCAGGGATGGAGGGGAGGGGCTGAGAAGTGAGAGGCAGTTATTTTTGGGTGGGATTCACCACTTTTCCCACGAAAAGGGGAGACTTGGTATTTTGTTCAATCATTAAGAAGACAAAGGGTTTGTTGAACTTGACCTCGGGGGGAATAGACATGGGTATGGCCTCTAAAAACATGGCCCCAGCAGCTTCAGTCCCTTTCTCGTCAATGGTCAGCACAGCCTTATGCACGGCCTGGAGGGGAGAGAAGCAGAGACACGTTCTAAGGCTGAGCTgtgccccagcccaggcctcgagcGAGGCTCACGTGGACACCTCCCAGAAAGCGCTCACTCGGGCCTTTCTCCCCCTGGACGGCCCTGGCCCTGcacatcctctccctccctgtcacACAGGCCTTGCTCCTCCTCAAGGCTTTGGCTGATGGGGCTGGCTCCCCTCTGTCCATCTGCCTGACAAGCGCCTCTCCCCCTGCTCAGGTGCACCCACAACTCAGAACAGGGAAGAGCATCGTCACTCCAtgtctgcctccagggctctctCCTTTCTAGTACACGGCTTGAAGCTCCTTGAGGACATGGACCCTGGCAGTGACCTTCACAGCGCCCAGACCCCAAGATAATGCAGCCATTCACGGAACTGCAGTTGTTCATTGGTCACCTTTAGTTTTCCAAAATAAGTGTCATCTTTAGCTGAAATCATTCATTAATTCAGACACCAAATCTCACAGATCGAAGGAGTCAGAAAGTCCTTTGAAACAACTTAGCCCAAAGCTTTCTGTGTCAATATGGATAAATCAAGGCCCAATGTCTAGAAGGTCCTGGGCAAAGATGAAATTCAGGGTCAGTGACACAACCTCAAGGGAGGCCCCAAAAGTGCCAGCTGCACAGCAGGCCCCTGCCTGGGTTTGCTGTTTTACCACATCCCGTGTCAGTGAATCACGGGCATCCTCAGGAGCTCAGCCTGGGTCTTCATTTGTTTCCCTTggccccttcctcagcctcaggACAGAGCTGCAGCCCCCACACATTCTTCCCTACAGATACCAGGGTGCAACAAGGTCGTCAGGGTGATCTCACCTTGGAGAGCTTCAGGGGTGCCTCCTCCGTGACCCCTGAGAGGTCAGCCCCATTGCTGAAGACCTTAGTGATGCCCAGTTGACCCAGCACTCTCTTCAGATCATAGGTTCCAGTAATGGACAGTTTGGGTAAATGTAAGCTGGCAGACCTGCTGtgcaaaaaagaaattcaaggcATGGCACAGCATTCCTCTTGTTTTTCTGGGACCCACCACAGTgcaagtgttttcttttctgattatttCTGCCACTTACTCCTGTGTCCTCCACCCACACTAAGATGGGAACTCGGCTTTGGTTtgttctacttttagctcttctACATTGAGTCAAAGAATGTTAACATCAAATGAATCACGAAAGCTTGAAATGCCACCTCCTCTGATATTCTAGGTGTTCTGGAAGCCTGTCTCATCCTGCCCTGTAGTGTTGGGTCACCTGGCCCCCAGCCTGGAACATCCCCAGGGCCCTACACCCAGGGAAACATGGGGTTGGTGGCAGTGCCCAGTGACACCCGTTTAGTGGATAAGAGAAGAGTGACCACACCAGGCTGAGTGCTCCCCTCTGGTTTTCCATAGGGAGACAATGCTGCCCTGAGCAGGGTCTGGTGTGAGCAGGCAGCCTGGCTCTGGGCTCTCTGATCCATTACCCTCTCAGcatctttgttctttctcaacCCCTGGAGCAGAGACCTCAGGAGGTGCTGGCATGGACCAGAGAAATTCCAGCCTTGATTCCTATTATGAACCCGACACTTCCTGTATTTTCATCTTGGTTTTACAGTGTATAAAATGAACTAGATCAGCAGGGCATGGGCATAATTAcgaatgcacacacatacactaatGCGTGGCTCATGTTCAAGTATCATTTACTACAGGACACCCAATCTAACAGCACCGATAAAGTGACAGAGAAACGCAAGCCTTCTGCTAACATGCTCTGGCTGTTCCAATTCCAAACTTTGCTTTTCTGGGCCTTGTCACACAGGCTCTTCCTCCGTCCCCCCAAGGACATTCTGCCCTTGAACTCCACACTCCACTGTTGCCTTTGCCAGGAAGCCCATCTGTTCCTTCTTGCTTCTGCCAGAACGTGTGGTGGTGCTGCTGTCCCTGCCCTGGGCACTGGATATTGGGAAGGGACAGTGTCCATGCTGGAGTGGGAAGTCCCCAGGGATGAGACCTTTACCTCCTCACCCCTGGGTACTGTCCTCCTCATGGAGCATGGATGGTGCTGCCTGAACTCAGTGGTGGCCTCTGCAGTAGCTGTGACCCAGCGATGTGAGGTCCACCCTCCCCAGCCCTCTGGCCAGTCCTGATGGGCCTCAGTCCCAACGTGGCTAAGAGGTGCGGGCAGCTTCTTGGTCACCCTCAGGTTGGGGAATCaccttctgttttcattttccaggAACTTGGTGATGATATCGTGGGTGAGTTCATTTTCCAGGTGCTGTAGTTTCCCCTCGTCAGGCAGGAAGAAGATGGCGGTGGCATTGCCCAGATATTTCATCAGCAGCACCCAGCTGGACAGCTTCTCACAGTAGTGGATGTTAAACATGCCTAAACGCCTCATCATGGGCACTTTCACGGTGGTCACCTCGTCCACGTGGAAGTCCTCTTCCTTGGTGTCCTTGACTTCAAAGGGTCTCTCCCATTTGCCTGGAGAGAATGGAAGGTGGGCATCACTAGGGGTGAGTGAAGGTTTGGAAGAGTGTGGCAGAATAAAGGGACCCTGAGTCCCCTCCCTGAGAAGCCCTGAGCCCCCTTGACAACACACATCCCTCAAGGCTCAGTTCATCATCTGTAAAAGGTGCTGAAACCAACCATCCAAGCTGCCGAAAAAGATTGTGTGAGGATAACTCAAAACTAGAGGAAGATGCAGAATTTCTACATCGCGGCGATGTCAGGCTAAGAGATGCCATCGTGGCTGTGCATTTTTATTGgaattatatgtttatttgaGGGTGTCttggatattacaaataaaatgttgGAGCATCAGGCATATTTAGTACCTCCTGTCTAAGGCTCCCTGCCTCTTGTTAATTGGCAGCTCAGTTATTCATCCAGGGCAAACATTCTGCTTACTATTCCTGAGAGCTTTCCTCATCCTCTAGATTGGCAGGGGAAATGCAGATGCCTGAGCAGCCTCCCATCTGCCATACCAAGAGAGCTTCACCATTGAGGCATGCAGAGTGGACAGGGGCCTCAGGGACCCCTGATCCCAGGTTTCTCATTGGACAGAAGGAGGAGACGGGGGCTGGAGAGCGACCTGGGCCTGCCCTAAGGCCACAGCAGAGCCAGGACCTCAGTTGTGCTGACTGCAGCCTGGCTGTTCTCCACTGCCCTCCTTTGCCTCAAGAGCAAGGGAGCCTCAGAGTGGAGGAAGCAGCACCTGGCCTTGCCTCCCACCTCCCTTCCTCTATGCTGTTTTCCTGGGACAGTGGGAGCTGGCTTAGAATGCCCTGGGGCCCCCAGCACCCTGGCATTTTAACCCCTCAGGGGCAGGAAGGCAGCCTGAGATACAGAAGAGTCCATCACCTGCTGTATGCCACATACCATCCCCACAGTCTTTGTCATTTGTTTAATCCTAAAAAAACCTGACAGCAAGGATGCTGTTTTGTCCATGCTAAGATGGGAAATTAGTACCTGAAAGAGGTAGAATGCATTGTTTGTGTCAAAAGCTAATCGtggtagaggcaggatttgaacccaggtctttcaGACTGCAAAACTGATACTGCTTCTGGGACACTAGAGTCGTCTAAAGTATGTTCCATGAAACTATCCCTTTATGCAGTGTATTACAATTTGTTCTATAGTTCTAAGcattatatattctacatatacaGTATACACAAGGACATTAAAGGCTCTGAAAAGTTCTGCAGAGCTGTCAGCGGTTTTGACAATTTAATCTATTATTTCCTCAAATTACTCAATGATGGAAAACATTTTAGTGTTTGTGTGTAGAAAACTGAAGAACCCACGCTGACAAGCATTGCTATGGCCCATAATGCATTGCCAAGGAGAGTTCAAGAACTGATGGTTTGAGaatatttttggttgtttctatGGGAACAGCTCAGGCTGGTTGAGCAACCTTACCTTTAAAGAAGATGTAATTCACC
It includes:
- the SERPINA1 gene encoding alpha-1-antitrypsin isoform X1, which translates into the protein MPSSVSWGILLLAGLCCLVPVSLAEDPQGDAAQKTDTSHHDQDHPTFNKITPNLAEFAFSLYRQLAHQSNSTNIFFSPVSIATAFAMLSLGTKADTHSEILEGLHFNLTEIPEAQVHEGFQELLRTLNQPDSQLQLTTGNGLFLNESLKLVDKFLEDVKKLYHSDAFTVNFGDTEEAKKQINDYVEKGTQGKIVDLVKELDRDTVFALVNYIFFKGKWERPFEVKDTKEEDFHVDEVTTVKVPMMRRLGMFNIHYCEKLSSWVLLMKYLGNATAIFFLPDEGKLQHLENELTHDIITKFLENENRSRSASLHLPKLSITGTYDLKRVLGQLGITKVFSNGADLSGVTEEAPLKLSKAVHKAVLTIDEKGTEAAGAMFLEAIPMSIPPEVKFNKPFVFLMIEQNTKSPLFVGKVVNPTQK
- the SERPINA1 gene encoding alpha-1-antitrypsin isoform X2, whose amino-acid sequence is MPSSVSWGILLLAGLCCLVPVSLAEDPQGDAAQKTDTSHHDQDHPTFNKITPNLAEFAFSLYRQLAHQSNSTNIFFSPVSIATAFAMLSLGTKADTHSEILEGLHFNLTEIPEAQVHEGFQELLRTLNQPDSQLQLTTGNGLFLNESLKLVDKFLEDVKKLYHSDAFTVNFGDTEEAKKQINDYVEKGTQGKIVDLVKELDRDTVFALVNYIFFKGKWERPFEVKDTKEEDFHVDEVTTVKVPMMRRLGMFNIHYCEKLSSWVLLMKYLGNATAIFFLPDEGKLQHLENELTHDIITKFLENENRRSASLHLPKLSITGTYDLKRVLGQLGITKVFSNGADLSGVTEEAPLKLSKAVHKAVLTIDEKGTEAAGAMFLEAIPMSIPPEVKFNKPFVFLMIEQNTKSPLFVGKVVNPTQK
- the SERPINA1 gene encoding alpha-1-antitrypsin precursor (The RefSeq protein has 2 substitutions compared to this genomic sequence) — translated: MPSSVSWGILLLAGLCCLVPVSLAEDPQGDAAQKTDTSHHDQDHPTFNKITPNLAEFAFSLYRQLAHQSNSTNIFFSPVSIATAFAMLSLGTKADTHSEILEGLHFNLTEIPEAQVHEGFQELLRTLNQPDSQLQLTTGNGLFLNESLKLVDKFLEDVKKLYHSDAFTVNFGDTEEAKKQINDYVEKGTQGKIVDLVKELDRDTVFALVNYIFFKGKWERPFEVKDTKEEDFHVDEVTTVKVPMMRRLGMFNIHYCEKLSSWVLLMKYLGNATAIFFLPDEGKLQHLEDELTHDIITKFLENENRSRSASLHLPKLSITGTYDLKRVLGQLGTTKVFSNGADLSGVTEEAPLKLSKAVHKAVLTIDEKGTEAAGAMFLEAIPMSIPPEVKFNKPFVFLMIEQNTKSPLFVGKVVNPTQK